A window from Gammaproteobacteria bacterium encodes these proteins:
- a CDS encoding pentapeptide repeat-containing protein: MLRIPNEPLYQMLRDGRVSEFNDAVKNGAVPDLTNCDFRNCDLKGLKAEGLDLSGCYFRNCDLRGIDFRKTNLEGASFHGAQISGCYFPTNLSPEEITMSVVHGTRVRLLS; the protein is encoded by the coding sequence ATGCTCCGGATTCCAAACGAACCGCTTTATCAGATGCTGCGTGATGGTCGTGTGAGTGAGTTTAATGATGCGGTGAAGAATGGCGCTGTGCCGGATTTGACAAACTGTGATTTTCGCAACTGTGATTTGAAAGGACTGAAAGCAGAAGGACTTGACTTGTCCGGCTGCTATTTTCGTAATTGCGATTTGCGTGGTATTGACTTTCGTAAGACAAATCTGGAAGGAGCCAGCTTTCATGGCGCGCAGATTTCAGGATGCTACTTTCCTACTAACTTATCTCCAGAAGAAATCACAATGAGTGTGGTTCATGGGACACGTGTCCGGTTATTGTCCTGA